A region of Sphingobacteriaceae bacterium DNA encodes the following proteins:
- a CDS encoding class E sortase, translating to MGMSHTISHEGAPDHAAPAQVEAVRRRPRRRTRWLRRLSMLMIIAGIILISIPPLQWGWAAYMQWRLEKQFEAGGAWAGSSSPLIDLSQLWPGLTPAETQDVGEVESSLTEQLLGYFWEDPSLTIPEELQGWAELNQPDPAIMKDFPGAMIRIPKIKVRAIVLYGTSLRTLAQGPGFYEVGALPGNPGNVAIAGHRTTYGAWFRHVDQLEQGDLIELTFQGAEYRYAVERVWVIAANDWSVVAPTEKPVLTLTACHPPGSAAYRIAVRANLIQTIDYDGRPPTADMPA from the coding sequence ATGGGCATGTCCCACACCATTTCCCATGAAGGCGCACCAGACCATGCGGCCCCTGCCCAGGTGGAGGCCGTCCGGCGGCGTCCCCGTCGTCGCACCCGGTGGCTGCGACGCCTGAGCATGCTCATGATCATCGCCGGCATCATCCTCATCTCCATCCCGCCCCTCCAGTGGGGCTGGGCCGCCTATATGCAGTGGCGGCTGGAGAAGCAGTTCGAGGCCGGCGGCGCATGGGCCGGTTCCTCCTCGCCGCTCATCGACCTGTCCCAGCTGTGGCCGGGCCTGACGCCTGCCGAAACCCAAGATGTGGGCGAAGTGGAGAGCAGCCTAACCGAGCAGTTGCTGGGCTATTTCTGGGAAGACCCTTCCTTGACCATTCCTGAAGAGCTGCAAGGCTGGGCCGAGTTGAACCAACCAGACCCGGCCATCATGAAGGACTTCCCCGGCGCCATGATCCGGATTCCCAAGATCAAGGTGCGGGCCATAGTCCTGTACGGCACGTCCCTGCGCACCCTGGCCCAGGGGCCGGGCTTCTACGAGGTGGGCGCCCTGCCCGGCAACCCCGGCAACGTGGCCATCGCCGGCCACCGCACCACCTACGGCGCCTGGTTCCGCCACGTGGACCAACTGGAGCAAGGGGATTTGATTGAGCTAACCTTCCAAGGGGCCGAGTACCGGTATGCAGTGGAGAGGGTGTGGGTCATCGCCGCCAACGACTGGTCGGTGGTGGCGCCCACCGAGAAGCCGGTCCTCACCTTGACGGCCTGCCATCCTCCGGGGTCGGCTGCTTACCGCATAGCCGTCCGGGCCAATCTCATCCAGACCATCGATTACGACGGCAGGCCGCCCACCGCCGACATGCCGGCCTGA
- a CDS encoding MFS transporter, translating to MRRQMLLFGFMSTCIIICTVGFARMAYGILMPFMRESLALSYQQAGLLGTSTALGYLGMVVFVGIMAAKWGSKPLITIGVLVVALGLMSLYTVNSFIAALIGMAVLGIGTSFTYTPVVNLLVGWFPQHRGLMIGFAISGLGIGTLIASLSTPWFMELFGPEGWRYLWLAFGVISVLVCILSHLILRDPPEGKKADLSGASLIREVYLHPGVLRTAGIYGLCGFAYLIPQSFLFSYMLESGLREYTAGQLMAMGGLISIASGPVWGAISDRTGRKVSLMLTLVLTGGAVAIPNFFPTAAGFFITQVLWGLNYIAMLSLSQAISTELVHPPYAPVALGYVTVFFATGQLLGPGLGGFVIERFGTITAALWLCCSLLGLALLLSSTLQMQRSQPMSTATHQ from the coding sequence TTGCGGAGGCAAATGTTGCTCTTCGGGTTCATGAGCACCTGCATCATCATCTGCACCGTAGGCTTCGCACGTATGGCTTACGGTATTTTAATGCCCTTTATGCGGGAGAGCCTGGCTCTATCTTATCAACAGGCAGGCCTCCTAGGCACTTCGACGGCCCTCGGCTATCTGGGCATGGTGGTATTCGTAGGCATCATGGCGGCCAAGTGGGGCTCCAAGCCCCTGATCACCATCGGCGTCCTGGTGGTAGCCTTAGGGCTCATGTCGCTGTACACCGTCAACTCCTTCATTGCCGCCCTCATCGGTATGGCCGTTCTGGGCATCGGCACTTCCTTCACCTACACACCGGTGGTGAATCTGCTGGTCGGGTGGTTTCCCCAGCACCGGGGCCTGATGATCGGCTTCGCCATCAGCGGCCTGGGCATCGGCACGCTGATCGCCAGCCTGTCGACCCCGTGGTTCATGGAGTTGTTCGGCCCCGAGGGCTGGCGCTACTTGTGGCTGGCCTTCGGGGTCATTTCGGTGCTGGTGTGCATCTTGTCCCACCTCATCTTGCGGGATCCGCCCGAGGGGAAGAAGGCCGACTTGTCGGGGGCTTCTTTGATAAGGGAAGTCTACCTGCATCCCGGCGTCCTGCGGACGGCCGGCATCTACGGCCTGTGCGGCTTTGCCTACCTGATCCCCCAGAGCTTCCTGTTCAGCTACATGCTGGAGTCGGGCCTGAGGGAGTACACCGCCGGCCAGCTTATGGCCATGGGCGGCCTCATCAGCATCGCCAGCGGGCCCGTTTGGGGCGCCATATCGGACCGGACGGGACGAAAGGTGTCCCTCATGCTGACCCTGGTCCTGACGGGCGGGGCCGTGGCCATTCCCAACTTCTTCCCCACCGCCGCGGGGTTCTTCATAACCCAGGTCCTTTGGGGGCTGAACTACATCGCCATGCTCTCCCTGTCTCAGGCCATCTCCACGGAACTGGTCCATCCCCCTTACGCCCCCGTTGCCTTGGGCTACGTGACGGTGTTTTTCGCCACGGGGCAGCTGCTGGGCCCCGGACTGGGCGGGTTCGTCATCGAGCGCTTCGGCACCATCACGGCGGCCCTTTGGCTCTGCTGCAGCCTGCTGGGCCTGGCCCTGCTGCTGAGCAGCACCTTGCAAATGCAACGGTCGCAGCCCATGAGCACAGCCACCCACCAGTAG